CAGGCGTAGGCGTTGGACGCGAAAGCGCCCGGCCGCAGGACCGTCCACTCCGGCCCGGCGACCCGGACCGCCGCCTCGAACTCGCGCATCCGGCCGTGCCACCGCTCCGCCGGCCGGGTGCCGGCGACCAGCGAGGACAGCAGCACCACCCGGCGCACCCCCGCCGCCGCGACCAGCTCCAGCAGCTCGGCCGCAGGTGCGCCCGGGGCGTTCAACTCCGGCGCCAGCATCAGGAACAGCGCCTTCGCGCCGGCCAGCACCGGGCGCAGCTGCGCGAACTCCGCCAGGTTCGCCCGGGCCGCCGCGACTCCCGCCGGCAGCCCCTCGCCGGTGATGTTCCGGGAGACCGCCAGCACCTGCTCCCCCGCCGCCGCGAGCTCCGCCACCAGCGGTCGCCCGACGTTCCCGGTTGCCCCCGTCACCACGATCACGTTCCCCAACTCCCTTACAAATGACCGGACTTGTTCATCCTGCGGCTGTTCGCCTCCGCGACGTTAACATCCTGGTGATACTAGGTACCTAGATGAAAGCCACTACCTTCCGGAGGGATCGGGTGCCGTCCCCGAACTGCCCCGTCGCCGCCGTCGTCGGACTGGTCCACAGCCGCTGGACCACCCCCGTGCTGTGGACCCTCGACCACCACGGACCGCAGCGCTTCGTCGAACTCCAGCGCCGGATCGGCGACATCAACCCGAAGATGCTCACCGACCGCCTCCGCCACCTCGAACGGCACGGCCTGGTCACCCGCACCTACCACCGGGAGATCCCGCCCCGCGTGGAGTACGCCGTCACCCCGCTGGCCCGCACCCTCGCCCCGCTGTTCGCCGCCCTCACCGCCTGGCAGACCCGCCACCTCCCGCAGGTCGAGGCCGCCCGCCGCGGCTACGACGCGACGGGCGACTGAAAGCCGGCGTGACCCAATTCCGCTACTGGCCGTCGCGAACCCCGCACACGCCGTACCCTCTGCACCGGAACAAGTGCCGTGCGGACGGCCCGAGGGGGCCGTGCGAGGGAGCGGAGGACGCAGGGGTGGAGTTCGAGGACCGGGTTCCCTTCGCGGCAAGGTTAGAGTCCGCGGATCGGGAGGCCCTGCTCGGAGCCGGGAACCGGTTGGTCTACCCGGCCCGCCACGTCCTGCTGCGGGAACACGAGCCCTCCTCGCATGTGCTCGTCCTGCTGTCCGGCTGGACGAAGGTCACCTCCGCCTCGGTGAACGGGTACGAGGCGCTGCTCGCCCTCCGCGGCCCGGGCGACATCGTCGGGGAGGCAGCCACCTTCAGCGGACGGACCCGAGCGGCCACGGTGACCGCGCTGTCTGCGACGGAGGCACTGGCGATCGACTCGGTCAGCTTCATCCGCCTGCTCGACGAACGCCCCTCCCTGACCCGGCAACTCCTCGCCCTCACCGCGGACCGGACCCGGGACAGCGACCGGCGCCGCGTCCAGTTCGCCGCGCTTACCGTCCAGGAGCGCCTCGCCCTGCTCCTGCTGGAACTGCTGCACACCCACGGGCTCGACTCCGGCGACGGCGTCCACCTCTCCCCCGGGCTGACGCAGAGCGAGCTGGCCGGATCGGTCGGAGCCTCCCGGGAGGCGGTGGCCCGGCTGCTGAAGGGCCTGCGGGAACGCGGCATCGTGCGCACCGAGCGGCGCGGGATCGTCGTCCTGAAACCCGAGGTCCTCCGCCGAATGGCAGGCCGGGCAGCCATCCGCTGAAGCACCGAAGGCCTTGCCGCGCAAGGCCGTTCTGTGCACACGGTCACACTCCGGCTGTGCCGCTGTCCGTCGCCCTGGCGACCGGTCCGCTGGGATCTTCGTGGTGCTCGAACGGGCCGCACCGGCCTGGCACTCCGACGGAAGGCAGCCATGCGCGAGCCCCTCAACAGGACCATTCTCCTGCTGGACATCGAACGGTTCGGTCGGCGTGACGACGTCGTACAGGCGGTGCTCCGGCGCGGCCTGCACACGGTCGTCGACCGGACCCTGCTCGCGGCGGGCGCCGAGCCGTCCCAGCAGTATCGCGAGGACCGCGGCGACGGGGTGATCGTGCTGCTCAGCGGGGACGTGCCGAAGACCGAGGTGCTGCGCGCGCTACTCACCCTCACACCCGAACTGCTGCACGAGCAGAACCGGTTGGCGTCGAGCAGTGCCCAACTCCGACTCCGGATGGTCCTCGCGTCCGGCGAGGTCGCGCACGATCAGCTGGCCGGCACCACCGGCGGACTGGTGGGCCACGACCTCAATGAGGCGTGCCGGCTGCTCGACGCCGACGCGCTCCGCACGGCGCTCGCCGAACGGGCCGGAGAGACCTGCGTACTGGCCATCAGCGACCCGATCTACCAGGGCGTGGTCAGGCACGGGCACCGCGGCATCCGGCCCGAGTCCTTCGCTTCCGTCCACGTCACGGTGAAGGACGGGGCGCTGAGCGCCTGGCTGCACATTGGCAACGGACCGGCCGTCGCCCCACCCGACCCAGCCGCTCCGGGCCCCGCGGTGTCCGCGGCCGGGGACACCAGGCCCGCACCGGCAGCCCAGGCACCCGCCTCCGGCGCGGTGTTCCACTTCCACGGAGCGCCCGTGGTACACGGATCCGTCGTCGGTGGCGACCAGCACGGGGTCAGCGGCGGGCAGGTGTCCGGCGATGTCGTCCTGGGCGGACAGCTCGACCGCGATCACGAGCACCGCGCCGGGACCGGCGAAGGCGCGACGCGGTGAGCACCGAGCAGGACGCCGACGGCCGGCCCGACGACGCGTCAGCGGCCGTCGGCCGAAGCGCAGATCAGTCCGATCCGGCTGCGGACGGCCAGGAGGCCGAGCCCGACCCCGGATCCGAGCAGGCCTGGGACTCCCGCCGGGACCTGCTGCGGCACACCCCCGGCTTCTTCCTCGGCGGACGGGCCAGGCTCGGTGGCTCGATGGTGGGCGGCGACCAGCACGGCGTCAGCGGCGGGCAGGTCTTCGGGGACGTCATCCTGGGCGGCAGCAAGATCGAGTACCGCTTCGGCGAGGACACCGAGGAGCGGTCCGGCGAGATTCCGGCGGCCGAGATAGAGCAGCTGGCCGCCCAGTTCGTCCGCCCCGGGGCACCGGACGGGGAGCGCGCGCAACCGTCGTCCGGGATCCCCGAACCGGACGCCTTCGACACCGCGCTGGCCCAGCTCACCGAGCACCGGGTGGTCGTGCTGTCCGGTTCGGCGGAATCCGGCCGCCGGACGGCGGCCTTGATGCTGCTCCGCGCCGTCGGCACCACCAAGTACCGCGCCCTCGACCCGAGCCTGCCGGCGGGTCGGCTCGCCGGTGAACTCCGCGCCGGGTGGGGCCACCTCCTCTCCGACTACTCCGCCGGAGCCGAACGGCCGCTGCGCGAACACCATTTGCGCTCGCTCAGCGAGCGCCTGCGCTCCGACGACGGACACCTGGTCATCGTGGTGGGTCCGCACGCGGTCGTCCACGGCGGATTCCCGCCCGTGCCCTGGCAGCCACCGGCGCCGGCCTCGTTCCTGCGCGCCCGGCTGATCCACCGGCAGCTCTCCGAGCCGGAGGCCGACCGGCTGCTCGCCCTGCCGCCCGTCCAAGCGATGATTCAACACCCGCGCCCGATCGCGGAGTTGGCATGGTTCGCCGACCAGGTGGTGAACCACTCGCACGGCGGACTGGAGATCGAACAGCTCGCCGGCCTGGGGCACCACGCGGCCGAACAGCAGGTGCGTTCCTGGTTCGACGGCGAGCAGTGCTCGATCCACGACCAAGCCTTCCTGATCTCGCTCGCCGCCTTCGACGACGCCCCCTACCCCCTGGCAGCCGAACTCGGCGACGCGCTCTTCACGCTGCTCCAGAAGATCGAGAACCCGCATCGCCCGGCCGGAATCCCGGTGTTCGGCACCTCCAGCGCCCGGCGCATCGAACTGGCCCGGGCCGAGCGGTACCAGGAATCCGAGGAGACCGAATGGGGCCCGGTCCTCCAAACCAAAATCCAGTTCCGCGACCGGCTGACCGCCGTCGCCCTGCTGCGCGAGGCGTGGAACGGCCATCCCTCCGCCCGCCCCGCGGTGGTCGGCTGGCTGCGCCGCCTGGCGCTGGACCCGCGTCCGCTGGTCCGCAACCGAGCGGCCTCCGCGACCGCGGTCCTCGCCCAGACCGACCTGGCCTCGACCATGGCCCTGCTGATCCAGCCCTGGGCCGCGGACCGGCGTTTCCGCGCCCGCCTGGCGGCCGCCAACACCCTGGCGCTCGCACAGCAGTTGGGCACCCCGCACATCGCCCGCATCCTCCACACCTGGTGCACCGCCGACGACCACAAGCTCCGCTGGACCGCGATCCGCGGCTACGCACTCGTCGGGGACTCCTTCCCGGAGCAGGCGCTCGCCGCACTGGTCGATGCGGTCCGGGCCCTCGGCCGCCGGACCGACCCACCGTCGAGCTGGGCCGACGAACTCGACGAGATCGCCCAGTCCACAGCCACGGTGCTCCTCGCCGCCGGCCAGCACGCCGCGCTCGGCGACTCCGACTCCGACTCCGTCGCGGGCGCCGCCGCACTGTGGAGCGACCTACTGCCGCTCGCCCGAACCGGCGTCCTCCGCTCCTTCGTCCTGCGGACCGTCGTGCACGCCTGCGGCCCGACTGACGGCACCCCGGACACCGGACGCCCACTGCTGCTCGACCTGTTCGCGCGGGCGGACGGCGCCCCCGGCACCCCGGGCGCCCTGCTCCGGCAGAGCCTGGCCGCACTGTGGCGGACCGTGCTCAACGATCCGATGTCCTCCGCCGCCGGCCTGAACGCGCTGCGCCAGTGGGTCACGGCCGCCGAGCCGGACCCCGACGCCGAGCGGGCCCTTGCCGAACTGCTGCCGATGCTGGTCGTCTCGGCCGAGGACGCCAAACGACTCTCCTACCTGCTGCAGAACCTTCGCAGGACCGACAGCGCACCGACCGCCGCCGACCGCCTGCAGTCCGCCCTGCTCCCGCACCGCGCGCCGCAGTCCGCCTGACCGGCACCACCCGAGGAGACACCGCCATGCACCAGCCACCGCAGTGGCAGCAGCACGCCGACCGGAGCACCCGACTCACCGACCCGGTCGTCACCATCCAGGAGCTGTCGCGGTTCCGTCCGCTGCGCAGCACCCGCATCGACTACGCCCTGGTGTTCACCACCGCCCAGGGCGGACTCGACACCTACCTGCCGCCGCACCGGCCGAGCCGGACCGAACTCGCCACCCGCGGCTGGACCAGTGTCTACGAGGTGGACATGGGCGTGCACGACGCGTCCACCGTCCTCGCGCTGCCGAGCGACAACGACGCGTTCCTGTTCGAGGTTGCACTGGAGTCCAGTTGGCGGGTGGAGCGCCCGGCCGCGTTCGTGGCCGGCGGCGAACGCGACGTCCCCGCGCTGGTCCGGCGGCTAGTCGACGATGCCGTCCGCCCGGTGCTACGCCAGTACCCGATGCTGGAGAGCGCCGCCGCGGAGAAGGCCGCCCAGGTCGCCCTCGACAGTGTCGGGCCGCTCGGCGCGGCCGCCGGTTTGCAGGTGCGGTGCGGCATTCAGATCCGCCAGGACGAGGCGACCCAACAGCACGCCAAGGAGCTCCGGGACATCGAGTTCGCCCGTCTCCGGCTGGAGCCCGAGCACGCCTTGCGGATGCAGGCCGCCGATCTGGAGGCCCAGCGCGCTCTCGCCGCCGACCAGTACGTCCACCGAATCGAACTGCAGCAGCAGGACCTCGCCCACTCTCGTCAACTCGCCCGCAGTCGGCAGGAATTGGAGCTCCAGGAGGTGGAGATCAAGAAGATCGAGTACTACTCGTACTGGCTCGAACGCGGCGGCCCGGCAGCCATGGCCTTCCACCTGGCCCGCCACCCCGAGGACGCCCAGCTCGTGATGGAGAACCTCCGCCAGGACCAACTCCGGACCATCCAGAACCAGTTGGACGTGGCTCTGCAGGCACTCGGCGGCGGACCCGGCGGCCTGGAGGAGCACCAGCTCGACGAGCCTCGCCGACTCGCCGCCGGGGTGATCAGGGAGGT
The DNA window shown above is from Streptomyces sp. TLI_171 and carries:
- a CDS encoding PE-PGRS family protein, producing MHQPPQWQQHADRSTRLTDPVVTIQELSRFRPLRSTRIDYALVFTTAQGGLDTYLPPHRPSRTELATRGWTSVYEVDMGVHDASTVLALPSDNDAFLFEVALESSWRVERPAAFVAGGERDVPALVRRLVDDAVRPVLRQYPMLESAAAEKAAQVALDSVGPLGAAAGLQVRCGIQIRQDEATQQHAKELRDIEFARLRLEPEHALRMQAADLEAQRALAADQYVHRIELQQQDLAHSRQLARSRQELELQEVEIKKIEYYSYWLERGGPAAMAFHLARHPEDAQLVMENLRQDQLRTIQNQLDVALQALGGGPGGLEEHQLDEPRRLAAGVIREVLTAKLAPGGGNRHLDETALPPSGHGRNGPVPPQPPADPADAPAAAQVPPQSQRADEAAVFGYRIPNDSTTP
- a CDS encoding Crp/Fnr family transcriptional regulator produces the protein MEFEDRVPFAARLESADREALLGAGNRLVYPARHVLLREHEPSSHVLVLLSGWTKVTSASVNGYEALLALRGPGDIVGEAATFSGRTRAATVTALSATEALAIDSVSFIRLLDERPSLTRQLLALTADRTRDSDRRRVQFAALTVQERLALLLLELLHTHGLDSGDGVHLSPGLTQSELAGSVGASREAVARLLKGLRERGIVRTERRGIVVLKPEVLRRMAGRAAIR
- a CDS encoding helix-turn-helix domain-containing protein, with the protein product MKATTFRRDRVPSPNCPVAAVVGLVHSRWTTPVLWTLDHHGPQRFVELQRRIGDINPKMLTDRLRHLERHGLVTRTYHREIPPRVEYAVTPLARTLAPLFAALTAWQTRHLPQVEAARRGYDATGD